One segment of Physeter macrocephalus isolate SW-GA chromosome 3, ASM283717v5, whole genome shotgun sequence DNA contains the following:
- the MYCL gene encoding protein L-Myc isoform X2 has translation MCMCAGCRAAPSRRGAGPLQAVGGGSEGADMDFDSYQHYFYDYDCGEDFYRSTAPSEDIWKKFELVPSPPTSPPWGSGPGAGDPAPGIGPPEPWPGGGAGDEAESRGHSKACGRNYASIIRRDCMWSGFSARERLERAVSDRLAAGAPRGNPPKAPAALDCAPSLEAGNPAPAAPCPLGEPKTQACSGSESPSDSGKDRPGPSKRGAPHGWPNLCR, from the exons ATGTGCATGTGTGCGGGCTGCCGGGCTGCCCCGAGCCGGCGGGGAGCCGGTCCGCTCCAGGCGGTCGGCGGCGGGAGCGAG GGAGCGGACATGGACTTCGACTCGTACCAGCACTATTTCTACGACTATGACTGCGGGGAGGATTTCTACCGCTCCACGGCGCCCAGCGAGGACATCTGGAAGAAATTCGAGCTGGTGCCGTCGCCCCCCACGTCGCCGCCCTGGGGCTCCGGTCCCGGCGCCGGGGACCCGGCCCCCGGAATTGGTCCTCCAGAGCCGTGGCCCGGAGGGGGCGCCGGGGACGAGGCAGAATCCCGGGGTCACTCGAAAGCTTGTGGCAGGAACTACGCCTCCATCATCCGCCGTGACTGCATGTGGAGCGGCTTCTCGGCCCGGGAACGGCTGGAGAGAGCGGTGAGCGACCGGCTCGCTGCTGGCGCGCCTCGGGGGAACCCGCCCAAGGCGCCCGCCGCCCTGGACTGCGCTCCCAGCCTCGAAGCCGGCAACCCGGCGCCCGCTGCCCCCTGTCCGCTGGGCGAGCCCAAGACCCAGGCCTGCTCGGGGTCCGAGAGCCCAAGCGACTCGGGTAAGGACCGCCCTGGGCCATCAAAGAGGGGGGCACCTCATGGGTGGCCAAACCTCTGCCGCTGA
- the MYCL gene encoding protein L-Myc isoform X1: MDFDSYQHYFYDYDCGEDFYRSTAPSEDIWKKFELVPSPPTSPPWGSGPGAGDPAPGIGPPEPWPGGGAGDEAESRGHSKACGRNYASIIRRDCMWSGFSARERLERAVSDRLAAGAPRGNPPKAPAALDCAPSLEAGNPAPAAPCPLGEPKTQACSGSESPSDSEGEEIDVVTVEKRQSLGVRKPVTITVRADPLDPCMKHFHISIHQQQHNYAARFPPESCSQGEAPGRGPQEEGLERDVPEEKEDEADEEIVSPPPVEREPPQSCHPKPVSSDTEDVTKRKNHNFLERKRRNDLRSRFLALRDQVPTLASCSKAPKVVILSKALEYLQALVGAEKRMATEKRQLRCRQQQLQKRIAYLSGY; the protein is encoded by the exons ATGGACTTCGACTCGTACCAGCACTATTTCTACGACTATGACTGCGGGGAGGATTTCTACCGCTCCACGGCGCCCAGCGAGGACATCTGGAAGAAATTCGAGCTGGTGCCGTCGCCCCCCACGTCGCCGCCCTGGGGCTCCGGTCCCGGCGCCGGGGACCCGGCCCCCGGAATTGGTCCTCCAGAGCCGTGGCCCGGAGGGGGCGCCGGGGACGAGGCAGAATCCCGGGGTCACTCGAAAGCTTGTGGCAGGAACTACGCCTCCATCATCCGCCGTGACTGCATGTGGAGCGGCTTCTCGGCCCGGGAACGGCTGGAGAGAGCGGTGAGCGACCGGCTCGCTGCTGGCGCGCCTCGGGGGAACCCGCCCAAGGCGCCCGCCGCCCTGGACTGCGCTCCCAGCCTCGAAGCCGGCAACCCGGCGCCCGCTGCCCCCTGTCCGCTGGGCGAGCCCAAGACCCAGGCCTGCTCGGGGTCCGAGAGCCCAAGCGACTCGG AGGGTGAAGAAATCGACGTTGTGACCGTGGAGAAGAGACAGTCCCTGGGTGTCCGGAAGCCGGTCACCATCACAGTGCGAGCAGACCCTTTGGACCCCTGCATGAAACACTTCCACATCTCCATCCATCAACAACAGCACAACTATGCCGCCCGTTTTCCTCCAGAAAGCTGCTCCCAAGGAGAGGCTCCAGGGCGAGGGCCCCAAGAAGAGGGTCTGGAGAGAGACGtaccagaggaaaaggaagatgaggcagatgaagaaattgtgaGCCCCCCGCCTGTAGAAAGAGAGCCTCCCCAGTCCTGCCACCCCAAACCTGTCAGTTCTGACACGGAGGACGTGACCAAGAGGAAGAACCACAACTTCCTGGAGCGCAAAAGACGGAATGACCTCCGTTCCAGGTTCTTGGCCCTGAGGGACCAGGTGCCCACCCTGGCCAGCTGCTCCAAGGCCCCCAAAGTAGTGATCCTGAGCAAGGCCTTGGAATACTTGCAAGCCCTAGTGGGGGCTGAGAAGAGGATGGCTACAGAAAAAAGGCAGCTCCGGTGTCGGCAGCAGCAACTGCAGAAAAGAATTGCGTACCTCAGTGGCTACTAA